A part of Denitratisoma oestradiolicum genomic DNA contains:
- a CDS encoding universal stress protein, translating into MIKLKQLLAATDLSAPSRHAVDRGFRIAATTGASYNVMHAIELDAIDALRELIGDDTAEVKHKLENNARKLLSTSLTDPAHNQGVTANALIVSGAPLASIAANADALEADLLILGVRGEDYLRHLLLGSTASRLLRKTTRHPILIVKQPPYAPYRRLLIPVDFSPVSEKSIRLGRLVAPDADIVLLHAFEVPFESKLFFAGVEEDVIARYRVAARNEAMKRMHYLACIAGLEIGDYTPLVLYGDPSQQVIAQEQEQDCDLIVMGKHGTSVTEELLLGSVSQHVIAESQSDVLIAVDA; encoded by the coding sequence ATGATCAAACTGAAGCAGCTTTTGGCCGCGACCGATCTTTCGGCCCCGTCGCGTCATGCAGTCGACCGAGGTTTCCGAATCGCCGCCACTACCGGAGCTTCTTACAATGTCATGCATGCGATCGAACTCGATGCAATCGACGCCCTGCGCGAACTGATCGGAGACGACACCGCCGAGGTGAAGCATAAACTCGAAAATAACGCACGGAAATTGCTGTCAACCTCACTGACTGATCCCGCCCACAATCAAGGTGTAACCGCCAACGCGCTGATCGTCTCCGGCGCGCCACTGGCCTCGATTGCCGCCAACGCCGATGCCTTGGAGGCGGATTTGCTGATCCTCGGCGTGCGCGGCGAGGACTACTTGCGTCATTTGCTGCTGGGATCCACAGCATCGCGACTGCTGCGCAAGACCACTAGACATCCCATATTAATTGTCAAGCAGCCACCCTACGCACCCTACCGCCGATTGCTGATTCCCGTCGATTTTTCTCCTGTATCTGAAAAATCGATCCGTCTTGGCCGCTTGGTCGCCCCCGATGCAGATATCGTCTTGCTTCACGCCTTCGAAGTTCCCTTCGAATCAAAACTTTTCTTCGCCGGCGTCGAAGAAGATGTGATTGCACGTTACAGAGTGGCGGCTCGTAATGAGGCCATGAAACGTATGCACTATCTTGCTTGTATAGCCGGACTTGAAATCGGCGATTACACGCCACTGGTCCTGTACGGCGATCCTTCACAGCAAGTGATCGCGCAGGAACAGGAACAGGACTGCGACCTCATCGTGATGGGAAAGCATGGAACAAGCGTTACAGAAGAGTTGCTGCTCGGTAGTGTTTCGCAGCATGTGATTGCCGAATCCCAAAGCGATGTACTGATTGCGGTCGATGCATAA
- a CDS encoding HU family DNA-binding protein: MNKSELIEAVAKTAEITKADAERALAATLGTIVKAVSKGDSVTLVGFGTFKSAKRAARTGRNPQTGKEIKIAATTVPRFTAGATFKAAVSGKKAAKKK; encoded by the coding sequence ATGAATAAGTCTGAACTCATCGAAGCTGTCGCCAAAACCGCAGAGATCACCAAGGCGGATGCCGAGCGTGCGCTTGCCGCCACCCTGGGGACTATTGTGAAAGCGGTCTCCAAGGGTGATTCCGTCACCCTGGTGGGCTTTGGCACCTTCAAGTCCGCCAAGCGTGCAGCGCGTACCGGCCGGAATCCTCAGACCGGCAAGGAAATCAAGATTGCCGCCACCACCGTTCCGCGCTTTACCGCCGGCGCAACCTTCAAGGCTGCCGTTTCTGGCAAAAAGGCTGCAAAGAAGAAGTAA
- a CDS encoding helix-turn-helix domain-containing protein has protein sequence MSSIATVLKEEIARQARKELRNETEGLKKASGRYRSEIAALKRRIGVLEQQLARLTKLLPKAEKPLADGAPSRKLRFSGAGLKKMRERLDLTASVLASILQVSTQTIYNWEADSTHPSQEQIAKIAALRKMGKRKVRATLAQLSTGR, from the coding sequence ATGTCAAGTATCGCGACTGTCCTCAAGGAAGAAATCGCCCGGCAGGCACGCAAGGAATTGCGCAACGAGACCGAGGGCCTTAAAAAGGCTTCCGGCCGTTACCGTTCGGAAATAGCGGCATTGAAGCGTCGCATTGGAGTCCTGGAGCAGCAACTTGCCCGGCTGACCAAGCTGCTGCCCAAGGCCGAGAAGCCTCTGGCCGATGGCGCGCCTTCCCGGAAGCTGCGCTTCAGCGGCGCCGGTCTGAAGAAAATGCGGGAACGTCTTGATCTCACCGCCTCGGTATTGGCCTCGATTCTCCAGGTTTCCACGCAGACGATATACAACTGGGAAGCCGATTCCACTCATCCCAGCCAGGAACAGATTGCGAAGATCGCCGCCCTCAGGAAGATGGGAAAGCGAAAAGTGCGGGCCACGCTGGCACAGTTGAGCACAGGCAGGTAA